The following coding sequences are from one Paramormyrops kingsleyae isolate MSU_618 chromosome 21, PKINGS_0.4, whole genome shotgun sequence window:
- the klhl24a gene encoding kelch-like protein 24a, producing the protein MVLILGRRLNREDSGVRDSPAVKRKVLEMDPKALSSHDIFDFSSGPTHADGILQVFNEFRDDRLFTDVVICVEGHEFPCHRAVLSACSAYFRAMFCNDHRESREMLVEINGIRAEAMDSFLQFVYTGKARITTENVQFLFETSSLFQIATLRDACAKFLEDQLDPCNCLGIQRFADAHSLKQLASRCRTYALQNFTEVAQHEEFLDLRQEELEEYTGSDDLVVGKEEMAFEAIMRWVYHDVDQRRPALCELLQHVRMPLLHPNYFVQTVEGDQLIQNAPECYQLLHEARRYHVLGNEMMSPRTRPRRSTGFSEVIVVVGGCERVGGFNLPYTECYDPVTGEWKSLAKLPEFTKSEYAVCALRNDILVSGGRINSRDVWMYNSQLNLWIRVASLNKGRWRHKMAVLLGKVYAVGGYDGQSRLSSVECYDSFSNRWTEVAPMKEAVSSPAVASCAGKLFVIGGGPDDTTCSDKVQCYDPELNSWLLRANIPIARRCITAVSLNNLIYVSGGLTKSIFCYDPSEDYWMHVVHTFSKQESCGMSVCNGKIFILGGRGENGEASDTVQCYDPATGIITGVAAMPRPISYHGCVTIHRYNDKFPRT; encoded by the exons ATGGTGCTGATCCTGGGACGACGGCTGAACCGGGAGGATTCCGGTGTCCGCGACTCACCGGCGGTGAAGCGCAAAGTTCTGGAGATGGATCCCAAGGCGCTGTCGAGCCACGACATCTTCGACTTCTCCTCGGGTCCCACGCACGCCGACGGCATACTGCAGGTGTTCAACGAGTTCCGTGATGACCGTCTCTTCACCGATGTGGTCATCTGTGTCGAGGGCCACGAGTTCCCGTGCCACCGCGCCGTACTCTCCGCCTGCAGCGCCTACTTTCGGGCCATGTTCTGCAACGACCATCGTGAGAGCCGTGAGATGCTGGTCGAGATCAACGGCATCCGTGCCGAGGCCATGGACAGCTTCCTGCAGTTCGTCTACACAGGCAAGGCACGCATCACCACCGAGAATGTCCAGTTCCTCTTTGAGACCTCCAGCCTCTTCCAGATCGCGACTCTGCGCGATGCCTGTGCCAAGTTCCTCGAGGACCAACTGGACCCGTGCAATTGCCTGGGTATCCAGCGCTTCGCCGATGCCCACTCCCTCAAGCAGCTGGCAAGCCGTTGCCGTACCTACGCCCTGCAGAACTTCACCGAGGTGGCCCAGCACGAGGAGTTCTTGGACCTCCGTcaagaggagctggaggagtacACCGGCAGCGACGACTTGGTGGTGGGAAAGGAGGAGATGGCGTTCGAGGCAATCATGCGCTGGGTGTACCACGATGTCGACCAGCGGAGGCCTGCGCTCTGCGAGCTGCTGCAGCACGTCCGCATGCCGCTGCTGCACCCCAACTACTTCGTGCAGACGGTGGAGGGCGACCAACTCATCCAGAACGCCCCCGAGTGCTACCAGCTGCTGCATGAGGCCCGGCGATACCATGTGCTGGGTAACGAGATGATGTCTCCCCGCACCCGGCCACGCAG GTCCACGGGCTTCTCGGAGGTCATCGTGGTGGTGGGCGGCTGCGAGAGGGTGGGGGGCTTTAACCTGCCCTACACGGAATGCTATGACCCCGTCACCGGAGAGTGGAAGTCGCTGGCCAAGCTGCCCGAGTTTACCAAGTCCGAATACGCCGTGTGCGCGCTGCGCAATGACATTCTGGTGTCGG GGGGCCGGATCAACAGCCGGGACGTCTGGATGTACAACTCGCAGCTGAACCTGTGGATTCGCGTGGCTTCCCTCAACAAAGGCCGCTGGCGACACAAGATGGCGGTGCTGCTGGGCAAG GTGTACGCAGTGGGGGGCTACGACGGACAGAGCCGCCTGAGCAGCGTGGAGTGCTACGACTCCTTCTCCAACCGCTGGACCGAGGTGGCCCCCATGAAGGAGGCGGTCAGCTCCCCGGCCGTGGCGAGCTGCGCCGGGAAGCTGTTCGTGATCGGCGGGGGGCCGGATGACACCACCTGCTCCGACAAG GTCCAGTGCTATGACCCCGAGTTGAATTCTTGGCTCCTGAGGGCCAACATCCCCATAGCCAGACGCTGCATCACTGCCGTGTCCCTCAACAACCTCATCTACGTGTCTGGGGGCCTCACCAAGTCCATTTTCTGCTATGACCCCAGTGAGGACTACTGGATGCATGTGGTCCACACCTTCAGCAAGCAG GAGAGTTGCGGAATGTCTGTGTGCAATGGAAAGATCTTCATCCTGGGAGGTCGCGGGGAGAACGGGGAGGCCTCGGACACAGTGCAGTGTTATGACCCCGCCACAGGAATCATCACGGGCGTGGCTGCCATGCCGCGTCCCATCTCTTACCACGGCTGTGTCACCATCCACCGCTACAACGACAAGTTCCCTCGCACATGA